The Williamsoniiplasma somnilux genome includes a window with the following:
- a CDS encoding serine aminopeptidase domain-containing protein: MDMQSVLKIVQIILSVIITSLIVLLLSVLFYKLKNLYSLKFKAELKQKSEFIDNKFFITDDQYQLHLLGSLKSTAKNIFIGVHELGMNKEDFTDFEKFFKDDENNAFICFDQRNFGQNIPEQSPSFSSVLFDLNNMINIIKEKYSQSKIILIGEGFGYYLALYAGWKNVNVSSIVALGPITRMPYNYGAADRAKIFSSWFFSHNRLIPVLMKGIDSSNNQVFVNEIDTNMMTKGFITTRQYYQLKRISKISLKKMKSMNIQQLIIQPKNDVYLNYEKLQQLIQKTILTNLKIVYIENAKHFILKENMNQLAFEEIKKWATK, translated from the coding sequence ATGGATATGCAATCAGTATTAAAAATTGTACAAATTATTTTAAGTGTAATAATAACTTCTTTAATTGTTTTGCTTTTAAGTGTTTTGTTTTACAAATTAAAAAATCTTTATTCATTAAAGTTTAAAGCTGAGTTAAAACAAAAATCAGAATTTATTGATAATAAGTTCTTTATTACTGATGATCAATATCAATTGCATTTATTAGGTTCATTAAAATCGACAGCAAAAAATATTTTTATTGGAGTTCACGAATTAGGAATGAATAAAGAAGATTTTACTGACTTTGAGAAATTCTTTAAAGATGATGAAAATAATGCTTTTATTTGTTTTGATCAAAGAAACTTTGGCCAAAATATTCCTGAACAATCTCCAAGTTTTTCAAGTGTTTTATTTGATTTAAACAATATGATTAATATTATTAAAGAAAAATATTCCCAATCAAAAATTATTTTAATTGGAGAGGGCTTTGGTTATTATTTAGCGCTCTATGCAGGTTGAAAAAATGTTAATGTAAGTTCCATAGTTGCTCTAGGACCTATTACAAGAATGCCTTACAATTATGGAGCAGCAGATCGAGCAAAGATCTTTTCTTCTTGATTTTTTTCTCACAACCGTTTAATTCCTGTGTTAATGAAAGGGATTGATTCTTCCAATAACCAAGTTTTTGTAAATGAAATTGATACAAATATGATGACTAAAGGTTTCATTACTACTAGACAATATTATCAATTAAAAAGAATTTCGAAAATTAGTTTAAAAAAAATGAAATCAATGAACATTCAACAATTAATTATTCAACCTAAAAATGACGTTTATTTGAATTATGAAAAATTACAACAGTTGATACAAAAAACAATTCTTACTAATTTAAAAATTGTTTATATCGAAAACGCAAAACATTTTATTTTAAAAGAAAATATGAATCAATTAGCATTTGAAGAAATTAAGAAATGAGCTACAAAATAA
- the metK gene encoding methionine adenosyltransferase, translated as MRNLFTSESVSEGHPDKICDQISDAILDEILKQDPNAKVACETFATTNYLLIGGQITTTAKVDYEAIARDVLRKIGYNNDDYGINAETCKIDIKIEGQSPDIALGIDLNAQTIGAGDQGIMFGYATNESKTYLPLAITLSHELVYTATKLRKNKEFKWARPDMKSQVTIDYTNKNKPVIDTILMSIQHDENFNEQEFKTYVKKHIMDKVALDFGLNTDFKVLINPTGKFVIGGPQGDTGLTGRKIIVDTYGGYARHGGGAFSGKDSTKVDRSAAYMARYAAKNLVAAGLADKLEIQVSYAIGKPEPVSIFVETFKTNHVNQKIIEQALLENFSFSVIDMITNLKLREPVFLKTATYGHFGKDHFAWEELDKVPLLKKYLK; from the coding sequence ATGAGAAATTTATTTACTAGCGAATCTGTTTCAGAAGGACATCCTGATAAAATATGTGATCAAATTAGTGATGCTATTTTAGATGAAATTTTAAAACAAGATCCAAATGCAAAAGTTGCATGCGAAACTTTTGCAACAACAAACTACCTTTTGATCGGTGGACAAATAACAACAACTGCTAAAGTTGATTACGAAGCAATTGCTCGTGATGTTTTAAGAAAAATCGGCTATAACAATGATGATTATGGAATTAATGCTGAGACTTGCAAAATTGATATTAAAATTGAAGGTCAATCTCCCGATATTGCTTTGGGGATTGATTTAAATGCTCAAACAATCGGAGCAGGAGATCAAGGAATTATGTTCGGATATGCAACTAATGAGTCTAAAACATATTTACCTTTAGCAATTACCTTGTCTCATGAATTAGTTTATACAGCGACTAAACTACGCAAAAATAAAGAATTTAAATGAGCAAGACCAGATATGAAATCACAAGTAACAATTGATTACACCAATAAAAATAAACCAGTGATTGATACAATTTTAATGTCTATTCAACATGATGAAAATTTTAATGAACAAGAATTTAAAACTTATGTAAAAAAACACATTATGGACAAAGTAGCTTTAGATTTCGGTTTAAATACAGATTTTAAAGTTTTGATTAACCCAACTGGTAAATTTGTAATCGGAGGACCTCAAGGAGATACAGGTTTGACAGGTCGCAAAATTATTGTTGATACTTATGGTGGATATGCACGTCATGGTGGAGGAGCATTTTCTGGTAAGGATTCAACTAAAGTTGATCGTTCAGCCGCTTATATGGCTAGATATGCTGCAAAAAATTTAGTCGCTGCAGGGTTAGCTGATAAATTAGAAATTCAAGTTTCATACGCAATTGGAAAGCCTGAGCCTGTCTCAATTTTTGTAGAGACCTTTAAAACAAATCACGTTAATCAAAAAATTATCGAACAAGCATTATTAGAAAATTTCAGTTTTTCAGTAATTGATATGATTACAAATTTAAAATTAAGAGAACCGGTGTTTTTAAAAACGGCAACTTATGGTCATTTTGGTAAAGATCATTTCGCTTGAGAAGAACTAGACAAAGTTCCATTACTAAAAAAATATCTAAAATAG
- a CDS encoding copper homeostasis protein CutC, whose amino-acid sequence MKLEVIAKDLQDIIEINKSTADRIEFCSELEVGGLTPDRKDIIKAGEISKLPVNVMLRPTARDFYYTDAEFEQMVEDAKFIDQTKVAGVVVGIITPNGEINVERMKKIIALVGNKTITFHKAFEQLKDPIKSLSILKELGVKTVLTSGKLNINESFDLLKDLTNQKQIIILAGGGVDFSNINKIVSIVNEVHVGTAVRESKSWNVPISIAKINEMKKHLL is encoded by the coding sequence ATGAAATTAGAAGTTATTGCAAAAGATTTGCAAGATATTATTGAAATCAATAAATCTACAGCAGATCGAATAGAATTTTGTTCAGAACTTGAAGTAGGAGGATTAACTCCTGACCGTAAAGATATCATTAAAGCTGGTGAAATATCTAAATTACCAGTTAATGTAATGTTACGACCAACAGCAAGAGATTTTTATTATACAGATGCTGAATTTGAGCAAATGGTTGAAGATGCAAAGTTTATTGATCAAACAAAAGTTGCAGGAGTGGTCGTAGGAATTATTACTCCTAACGGAGAAATTAATGTTGAAAGAATGAAAAAAATTATTGCATTAGTTGGCAATAAAACTATTACCTTTCATAAAGCTTTTGAACAATTAAAAGATCCAATTAAATCTTTATCAATTTTAAAAGAACTAGGGGTTAAAACTGTTTTAACATCTGGTAAATTAAATATTAATGAATCTTTTGATTTGTTAAAAGATTTAACAAATCAAAAACAAATAATTATTCTTGCTGGTGGTGGTGTTGATTTTTCTAATATCAATAAAATTGTTTCAATTGTTAATGAAGTTCATGTTGGAACCGCAGTTCGTGAATCAAAATCTTGAAATGTGCCTATTTCAATTGCAAAAATTAACGAGATGAAAAAACATTTACTTTAG
- the trmFO gene encoding methylenetetrahydrofolate--tRNA-(uracil(54)-C(5))-methyltransferase (FADH(2)-oxidizing) TrmFO, translating into MKDIKIIGAGLAGCESAYQLTKKGYKVKLYEIKEIKRNDVQKTNLFAELVCSNTLRSKSFKNAVGILKEEMKQFGSLILKAAEFAKIPGDDALAVDREIFSNFITQAIKTNSNIEVVSQEVDKIDDENDITLIASGPLTTDNLQIEIQRLIGNQKMYFLDASSPIIEKDSIDMTKVYKNSRHKTGDGEYICVPLNEQEFESFAQKLRNAQTIELKNFEKEIYFKGCQPIEAIAKLGNKILLRGPLSPNNLETPDNKKPFAVVQLRQDDVKDSLYNFVGFQTNMKWPEQKIILSSLPGMQNIKISRYGVMHKNNYINSPKILNHKLQVMRKKNVFFAGQITGVEGYVESTAIGIMAALGIIATIENKKLPKMPNTIVMGSLVNYITNSKIKKFNPMKANLGLVDKLTPGVENYDYYSKSKEDLLRYFKDIQNILN; encoded by the coding sequence ATGAAGGACATAAAAATAATTGGAGCTGGATTGGCAGGTTGTGAGTCAGCTTATCAACTAACTAAAAAAGGTTATAAAGTTAAACTCTATGAGATTAAAGAGATAAAAAGAAATGATGTGCAAAAAACTAATTTATTTGCTGAATTAGTTTGTTCCAACACATTAAGAAGTAAATCTTTTAAAAATGCTGTTGGAATTCTAAAAGAAGAAATGAAGCAATTTGGTTCTTTAATTTTAAAAGCGGCTGAATTTGCTAAAATTCCTGGAGATGATGCTTTAGCAGTTGACCGTGAAATTTTTTCTAATTTCATTACCCAAGCGATTAAAACGAATTCTAATATTGAAGTAGTTAGCCAAGAAGTTGATAAAATTGATGATGAAAATGATATAACTTTAATTGCATCAGGACCACTAACAACTGATAATTTACAAATTGAAATTCAAAGACTAATCGGTAATCAGAAGATGTATTTTTTAGATGCTTCTTCTCCAATTATTGAAAAAGATTCAATTGATATGACAAAAGTTTATAAGAACTCTCGTCATAAAACCGGTGATGGAGAATACATTTGTGTGCCACTCAACGAACAAGAATTTGAAAGTTTCGCTCAAAAATTAAGAAATGCCCAAACTATAGAATTAAAGAACTTTGAAAAAGAAATTTATTTTAAAGGTTGTCAACCAATTGAAGCAATTGCAAAACTAGGTAATAAAATTCTTTTAAGAGGACCTTTATCGCCTAATAATTTAGAAACTCCAGATAATAAAAAACCTTTTGCTGTTGTACAGTTACGTCAAGATGATGTTAAAGATAGTTTATATAATTTTGTTGGTTTTCAAACAAATATGAAATGACCAGAACAAAAAATAATTTTATCATCACTACCAGGAATGCAAAATATTAAAATTTCTAGATATGGGGTAATGCATAAAAACAATTATATTAATTCTCCTAAAATTTTGAATCATAAATTACAAGTTATGCGTAAAAAAAATGTTTTTTTCGCAGGTCAAATAACTGGTGTTGAGGGTTATGTGGAATCAACCGCAATTGGAATCATGGCAGCATTAGGAATTATTGCAACAATAGAAAATAAAAAATTACCAAAAATGCCCAATACGATTGTTATGGGATCATTGGTAAATTACATTACTAATAGCAAAATTAAAAAATTTAATCCAATGAAAGCAAATTTGGGTTTGGTTGATAAATTAACTCCAGGGGTAGAAAATTACGATTATTATTCCAAATCTAAAGAAGACTTATTGAGATATTTTAAAGATATTCAAAATATATTAAACTAA
- a CDS encoding type I phosphomannose isomerase catalytic subunit: MKIVKLKPFYSEKLWGGSKLKNLGFDIPENKKIGEAWIISAHNNGMTFFEEKDLKGKSLKYVFENNRQWFGNYQGEFPLLVKIITANDYLSVQVHPTDAYALKKHHSLGKPESWLILDCPDDAFLIYGHNAQSLFQLEEMVATQQWDKLLKKVSVNKGDFLYVEPGKVHAITPGVTVCEVQRSSDITYRFYDYDRVDDQGLPRQLDIEDSINCTVIPDTAEQIVHQASGQIFSSEFFSIYIMDATKEKYFQTIENPYFLTFTVIHGSGTINGQRFSLGESAISLGAVENVEFSGDLKVIIAWIRK, encoded by the coding sequence ATGAAAATCGTTAAATTAAAACCATTCTATTCCGAGAAACTTTGAGGAGGATCTAAGTTAAAAAACTTAGGTTTTGATATTCCTGAAAATAAAAAAATCGGTGAAGCCTGAATAATTTCTGCACATAATAACGGCATGACTTTTTTTGAAGAAAAAGATTTAAAAGGTAAATCTTTAAAATATGTTTTTGAAAATAATCGTCAATGATTTGGAAACTATCAAGGCGAATTTCCTTTATTGGTTAAAATAATTACTGCCAATGATTATTTATCAGTGCAAGTGCACCCAACGGATGCTTATGCATTAAAAAAACATCACTCATTAGGTAAACCTGAATCATGATTAATTTTAGATTGTCCCGATGATGCTTTTTTGATTTATGGTCACAATGCTCAGTCTTTATTTCAATTAGAAGAAATGGTTGCAACTCAACAATGAGATAAGCTTTTAAAAAAAGTCAGTGTTAATAAAGGTGATTTTTTATATGTAGAACCCGGAAAAGTTCATGCAATAACCCCAGGAGTTACAGTTTGCGAAGTCCAAAGATCTAGTGATATAACTTACAGATTTTATGATTATGATCGTGTTGATGATCAAGGATTACCACGTCAATTAGACATCGAAGATTCAATTAATTGTACAGTAATCCCTGATACTGCTGAACAAATTGTTCATCAAGCAAGTGGGCAAATATTTTCTTCTGAATTTTTTTCAATTTATATTATGGACGCAACAAAGGAAAAATATTTTCAAACCATAGAAAATCCTTATTTTTTAACTTTTACTGTAATTCACGGAAGTGGGACAATTAACGGTCAAAGATTTAGTTTAGGAGAATCAGCAATCTCTTTAGGTGCAGTTGAAAATGTTGAATTTTCAGGAGATCTAAAAGTTATTATTGCTTGAATTAGAAAATAA
- a CDS encoding 3'-5' exoribonuclease YhaM family protein: MKKIKSVTAEDNNIEILARIEKVVVSTGSNGSGYMIIHLTDKTGRLEARKWTISEQDKEIIKANKFLYTANATASEYRNVLQLKINDYKIIDKDELSNYGLTFDDFFISAPVNIEKEYFNLLEILNNLENNTYKQITLDLIEKYKNDFLIYPAAMNIHHNVRGGLFWHSYTLVKNALAIKDNYKYANIDWELVICGSILHDIGKIIEIIDESGVDYSLEGKLLGHISIGNAEIAKIAEQLNLYKLEDGSINKDVTLLQHMILASHGKNEYGSPTEPVIIEAIILSTFDSLDARIYRVNDDLNKVENNEWTPRIMSEEGKMFLNHFSKNKK, translated from the coding sequence ATGAAAAAAATTAAAAGTGTAACAGCTGAAGACAATAATATTGAAATTTTAGCAAGAATTGAAAAAGTTGTAGTTTCTACAGGCAGTAATGGTAGTGGTTACATGATTATTCATTTAACTGATAAAACCGGAAGATTAGAGGCTCGTAAGTGAACGATAAGTGAACAAGATAAAGAAATTATCAAGGCAAATAAATTTTTGTACACTGCTAATGCAACTGCTTCAGAATATCGTAATGTTTTACAATTAAAGATCAATGATTACAAAATCATTGATAAAGATGAATTGAGTAATTATGGGTTAACTTTTGATGATTTTTTTATTTCTGCTCCAGTTAATATTGAAAAAGAATACTTTAATTTATTAGAAATTTTAAATAATTTAGAAAATAATACATATAAACAAATTACATTAGATTTAATTGAGAAATATAAAAATGATTTTTTAATTTATCCAGCAGCAATGAATATTCATCATAATGTTAGAGGTGGTTTGTTTTGACATAGTTATACATTAGTAAAAAACGCTTTAGCAATTAAGGACAATTACAAATATGCAAATATCGATTGAGAATTGGTTATTTGTGGATCAATTCTCCATGATATTGGGAAAATAATTGAAATTATTGATGAATCAGGAGTTGACTATTCACTTGAAGGCAAATTATTGGGACATATTTCAATTGGTAATGCTGAAATTGCTAAAATCGCTGAACAATTAAATCTTTATAAGTTGGAAGATGGTTCAATTAATAAAGATGTAACTTTATTGCAACACATGATTTTAGCAAGTCACGGAAAAAATGAATATGGGTCTCCAACAGAACCTGTAATTATTGAAGCAATTATTTTATCAACATTCGATAGTCTAGATGCAAGAATTTATCGTGTTAATGATGATCTTAATAAAGTTGAAAATAATGAATGAACTCCAAGAATTATGAGCGAAGAAGGGAAAATGTTTCTTAATCATTTTAGTAAAAATAAAAAATAA
- a CDS encoding BspA family leucine-rich repeat surface protein: MFCGNNNKIIKDIENWDVCHISDMSYTFKNTKNFIFDISKWATFNVATMKKMFQRLINLIKTFVIFINIKFTR, translated from the coding sequence ATGTTTTGCGGCAACAATAATAAAATTATTAAAGATATTGAAAATTGAGATGTATGTCACATTTCTGATATGTCTTATACTTTTAAAAATACTAAAAATTTTATTTTTGACATTTCAAAATGAGCAACTTTTAATGTAGCTACAATGAAAAAGATGTTTCAACGTCTAATAAATTTAATCAAAACATTTGTCATTTTCATAAATATAAAATTTACTAGATAA
- a CDS encoding lipoprotein, giving the protein MKKLLSILTTLGITSTTATTIVACDKYNKTTNISTIKNELQTIISERTDRAWSFQELQIRVDENFGEGEITVEIVRKKNYDFKDIIVNDLYRFIGNGTEENEGIYNGSIELEHQWTYTVDDITLIGNLLKEILNTPTNQHTYWKKQDLQETIDQKGLDKPGGIVVEELQTVEKNNSYSFIGGQKITEWKFVGQGNPTNDFRFNGEITINHFWDDTENTTIEIKEIKEILKTTLNENLRQPWTKEELQQKVNSLGIDSPGGIIVEEINKIQSMAANGDFGSSKWKFIGQGDVTNNYLFGESIELEHFWDSRIDSTKNIFSKKEDLQKILDQDKYKHKSWTVELLEKAIEEIDVAEGISIQLVENIDTRSWTGGPKLTKWKFIGNGKIDNNYLYNGEITLEHIWNNKKDSTQSIKTIEVELNAIVNEDANKGKKLWLNDLQEAVNRKWPNEKWGIVVEDLTPLVKNRSYEESNGQQTFKFTGLGNENNTWIYTGSVEINHEWIKIKDTTQSITEVQKDLRNIVYNKEHINKSWELEELQTAIEQAKIDKIGALTVKKGTSKTNKEYIIQEWIIIGNGKIDNEYMYNGKIMIEHTFML; this is encoded by the coding sequence ATGAAAAAATTATTAAGTATTTTAACAACCTTAGGAATAACATCTACCACAGCTACTACAATTGTAGCATGTGACAAATATAACAAAACAACTAATATATCAACAATAAAAAATGAATTACAAACTATCATATCAGAAAGAACTGATAGAGCATGGAGTTTTCAAGAACTCCAAATAAGAGTAGATGAAAATTTTGGCGAGGGAGAAATAACCGTTGAAATCGTAAGAAAGAAAAACTATGATTTCAAAGACATAATTGTTAATGATTTGTACCGATTTATCGGCAATGGAACTGAAGAAAATGAAGGCATTTATAATGGTTCGATAGAACTCGAACATCAGTGAACTTATACAGTTGATGACATTACTTTAATTGGAAACTTATTAAAAGAAATTTTAAATACACCAACAAATCAACACACTTATTGAAAAAAACAAGATTTGCAAGAAACTATTGATCAAAAAGGATTAGATAAACCCGGTGGAATTGTAGTTGAAGAATTGCAAACGGTAGAAAAAAATAATTCATATAGTTTTATTGGTGGGCAAAAAATTACTGAGTGAAAATTTGTTGGCCAAGGTAATCCAACAAATGATTTTAGATTTAATGGCGAAATAACAATAAACCATTTTTGAGATGATACAGAAAACACAACTATTGAAATTAAAGAAATTAAAGAAATATTAAAAACTACTTTAAATGAAAATTTAAGGCAACCTTGAACAAAAGAAGAACTCCAACAAAAAGTTAATAGTCTTGGAATTGATTCTCCTGGTGGTATTATAGTTGAGGAAATTAATAAAATTCAAAGTATGGCTGCCAATGGTGATTTTGGATCTTCTAAATGAAAATTTATTGGCCAAGGTGATGTCACAAACAATTATTTATTTGGGGAATCAATAGAACTAGAACATTTTTGAGATAGTAGAATTGATTCTACAAAAAACATATTTTCTAAAAAAGAAGATTTGCAAAAAATTTTAGACCAGGATAAATACAAACATAAATCTTGAACTGTTGAACTTTTAGAAAAAGCAATCGAAGAAATTGATGTAGCTGAAGGAATTAGTATCCAACTTGTAGAAAATATTGACACACGTTCTTGAACGGGTGGACCTAAATTAACTAAATGAAAATTTATTGGTAATGGTAAAATTGACAATAATTACTTGTACAATGGCGAAATAACTTTAGAGCATATTTGAAATAATAAAAAAGATTCAACTCAAAGTATAAAAACAATAGAAGTTGAACTCAACGCTATTGTTAACGAAGATGCTAATAAAGGCAAAAAATTATGATTAAACGATCTTCAAGAAGCCGTTAACAGAAAATGACCTAACGAAAAATGAGGAATCGTTGTTGAAGATTTAACACCACTTGTCAAAAATCGCTCATATGAAGAAAGTAACGGTCAACAAACATTTAAATTTACAGGTCTTGGTAATGAAAATAATACTTGAATTTATACTGGTAGTGTCGAGATTAATCATGAATGAATTAAAATCAAAGATACAACTCAAAGTATAACTGAAGTCCAAAAGGATTTAAGAAATATTGTTTACAATAAAGAGCACATTAATAAAAGTTGAGAATTAGAAGAATTACAAACTGCTATTGAACAAGCAAAAATTGATAAAATTGGTGCCTTAACTGTGAAAAAAGGAACATCAAAAACTAATAAAGAGTACATAATTCAAGAATGAATTATCATTGGTAATGGAAAAATAGACAATGAATATATGTATAACGGAAAAATAATGATTGAGCATACATTTATGCTTTAG